Proteins encoded in a region of the Sander lucioperca isolate FBNREF2018 chromosome 18, SLUC_FBN_1.2, whole genome shotgun sequence genome:
- the coch gene encoding cochlin produces MSQLSVLLQLTGLFFMICSTFGSESSVPYPVTCVTRGADLVEDGVVVLCPPDCTERSVSVFGTGIYASVSSVCGAAIHRGVLGPSGGPVRVHKMQGRHNYMSSYSHGIQSQALSRWSASFNLTKPVNVPLELTSDTSTTALPAAAKPAKIPQKKPSVKKALTGGNKDCQMDIAMVIDSSNNIGKRRFRLQKTFVAKLAAMLRVGSTGPHIGLIQASDSPRTEFLLTNYTQPKELLFAIKELAYLGGDTNTGKAIMHTVETFFSQENGGRRGHPRVMMVLIDGWPSDDLERAAILARDSGINIFLVSVAKPVPEELAMVRDKDFVKKAVCKDNGFFSYLIPSWFSTTKHVKPLTQKLCSLDSLLCSKTCYNSVNIGFLIDGSSSVGEGNFQLVLEFLAGITRSFDISDVGSHVGAVQFTYDQKLEFGLFEHTNKEDSINALRRISYMSGGTATGAAITYTTQNLFRRKGPGRNFLILVTDGQSYDDVRGPAMAAQKQGITMYSVGVAWAPLDDLKAMASEPKDSHTFFTREFTGLAEFITALVRGICRDFTENN; encoded by the exons TGCCGTACCCGGTGACCTGTGTGACCCGCGGCGCCGACCTGGTGGAGGACGGCGTGGTGGTTCTGTGTCCTCCGGACTGCACAGAGAGGAGTGTGTCGGTGTTCGGGACGGGGATCTATGCCTCTGTCTCCTCCGTCTGTGGAGCGGCCATCCACAG GGGGGTTCTGGGTCCATCCGGCGGCCCCGTCAGAGTTCACAAGATGCAGGGACGACACAACTACATGAGCTCCTACTCCCACGGCATCCAATCACAGGCGCTGTCCCGCTGGAGCGCCTCCTTCAACCTCACCA agcCTGTTAATGTCCCTCTGGAGTTGACCAGTGATACCAGTACCACAGCTCTGCCTGCAGCCGCAAAACCAG CAAAGATACCCCAGAAGAAACCGTCAGTGAAGAAAGCTCTGACAGGCGGAAATAAAG acTGTCAGATGGATATCGCCATGGTTATCgacagcagcaacaacatcGGAAAGCGGAGGTTCCGCCTGCAGAAGACCTTTGTCGCCAAACTGGCCGCCATGTTGAGAGTCGGCTCAACGGGACCGCATATAGGACTGATCCAGGCCAG TGATTCTCCGAGGACCGAGTTCTTACTGACCAACTACACTCAGCCTAAAGAGCTGCTGTTTGCCATCAAGGAGCTGGCCTACCTGGGCGGAGACACCAACACAg GTAAGGCCATCATGCACACGGTGGAGACCTTCTTCAGCCAGGAGAACGGTGGGAGGCGGGGTCACCCCCGGGTGATGATGGTGCTGATTGACGGCTGGCCGTCTGACGACCTGGAGCGGGCGGCCATATTGGCCAGAGACTCAGGCATCAACATCTTTCTGGTGTCTGTGGCCAAACCGGTGCCTGAGGAGCTCGCCATGGTGCGAGACAAGGACTTTGTGAAGAAG GCGGTGTGTAAGGACAACGGTTTCTTCAGTTATTTGATCCCCAGCTGGTTCAGCACCACCAAACACGTCAAACCTCTCACTCAGAAGCTCTGCTCGCTGGACAGCCTGCTCTGCA GTAAAACCTGCTACAACTCTGTGAACATCGGGTTCCTCATCGACGGTTCTTCCAGCGTCGGAGAAGGAAACTTCCAGCTGGTTCTGGAGTTCCTGGCAGGAATCACCAGAAGCTTTGACATCTCAGACGTCGGCTCTCACGTCG GTGCGGTGCAGTTCACCTACGATCAGAAGCTGGAGTTCGGCCTGTTTGAACACACCAACAAAGAGGACTCCATCAACGCCTTGAGAAGAATCTCCTACATGAGCGGAGGAACCGCTACCGGAGCCGCTATCACCTACACCACCCAAAACCTGTTCAG GCGGAAGGGACCAGGCCGCAACTTCCTCATTCTGGTGACGGACGGCCAATCATATGACGACGTCAGAGGCCCGGCGATGGCTGCACAGAAACAAG GCATCACCATGTACTCGGTGGGCGTGGCCTGGGCACCTCTGGATGACCTCAAAGCGATGGCATCGGAGCCGAAGGACAGCCACACCTTCTTCACTCGAGAGTTCACCGGCCTCGCCGAGTTCATCACTGCGCTGGTCCGAGGCATCTGCAGAGACTTCACAGAGaacaactaa